Proteins from one Impatiens glandulifera chromosome 2, dImpGla2.1, whole genome shotgun sequence genomic window:
- the LOC124926959 gene encoding serine/threonine-protein kinase STY13-like produces MLAGPNLSGMIDLNNNHDTYGIPQSFYHKLGIGEGSNMSIDSFGSLQLSDSGGSVAMSLDSSIASNGSNARMLDHQGLKRVKNYTSNQSVNRGKVSHGLSDDALAQALLDPRFQTEGLENFEEWTIDLRKLNMGPAFAQGAFGKLYKGSYDGEDVAIKLLEKPENNLEKAQLMEQQFQQEVMMLATLKHPNIVRFIGACRKPMVWCIITEYAKGGSVRQFLMKRQNRSVPLKLAVKQALDVARGMAYVHGLGLIHRDLKSDNLLISADKSIKIADFGVARIEVQSEGMTPETGTYRWMAPEMIQHRPYTQKVDIYSFGIVLWELITGMLPFQNMTAVQAAFAVVNKGVRPTIPNECLPVLTDIMTRCWDANSDARPPFTEVVTMLENAQTEILTTVRKARFRCCISQPMTFD; encoded by the exons ATGTTGGCAGGTCCAAACCTTTCTGGAATGATAGATTTGAACAATAACCATGATACTTACGGAATTCCTCAAAGCTTTTACCATAAACTTGGAATTGGTGAGGGATCAAACATGTCCATAGACAGTTTCGGGAGTTTGCAGTTGAGTGATAGTGGTGGCTCTGTTGCGATGTCACTTGACAGCAGCATTGCATCGAATGGTTCCAATGCTCGAATGCTAGACCACCAAGGATTGAAGCGTGTTAAGAATTACACCTCCAATCAAAGTGTTAACAGGGGTAAAGTATCACACGGTTTGAGTGACGATGCACTAGCCCAAGCTTTATTGGATCCTCGTTTCCAAACGGAAGGGCTTGAGAATTTCGAGGAATGGACAATTGATTTGAGGAAGTTGAACATGGGGCCAGCTTTTGCGCAAGGAGCTTTTGGGAAATTGTATAAAGGGAGTTATGATGGGGAAGATGTTGCTATTAAGCTTTTGGAGAAGCCGGAGAATAATTTAGAGAAGGCGCAGTTGATGGAACAACAGTTTCAGCAAGAGGTGATGATGCTGGCCACTTTAAAGCACCCGAAcattgttagatttattggtGCTTGTCGTAAGCCTATGGTATGGTGTATTATTACTGAATATGCGAAAGGGGGTTCGGTTAGACAGTTTTTGATGAAACGACAGAATAGATCTGTGCCATTGAAATTGGCGGTTAAGCAGGCTTTGGATGTTGCTAGAGGAATGGCTTATGTTCATGGACTTGGATTGATTCATAGAGATTTGAAATCTGACAATCTTTTGATTTCTGCTGATAAGTCTATTAAGATTGCAGATTTTGGTGTTGCTAGAATTGAGGTGCAATCTGAAGGGATGACGCCTGAAACCGGAACATATCGCTGGATGGCCCC AGAGATGATTCAGCACAGGCCCTACACTCAGAAAGTAGACATCTACAGTTTCGGAATTGTTCTATGGGAACTAATAACCGGAATGCTACCATTCCAGAACATGACCGCAGTTCAAGCAGCATTTGCAGTCGTAAACAAAGGAGTACGCCCCACAATTCCAAACGAGTGCCTTCCAGTCCTAACCGACATCATGACACGTTGTTGGGATGCCAATTCCGATGCCAGACCACCCTTTACAGAGGTAGTCACAATGCTTGAAAATGCTCAAACCGAAATTTTAACAACTGTTCGCAAAGCCCGTTTCAGATGCTGCATCAGCCAACCCATGACTTTCGATTGA
- the LOC124927195 gene encoding prefoldin subunit 1 — translation MAEDASRNAFLDIQSRMIEVTGKLKQVQIQTRNKESEKKRAYLTLEELRPLPEDTNTYKSVGRTFVLDPKSVLIEEQEKKLKDSETALASLQSSKEYLEKQIKEVESNMRELLQQDPGLAQQIMSMSV, via the exons ATGGCGGAAGACGCAAGCAGAAAC GCCTTTCTCGATATTCAAAGTCGGATGATTGAGGTTACAGGCAAGCTGAAGCAG GTCCAAATCCAGACACGAAACAAAGAAAGTGAAAAGAAGCGTGCTTATTTAACCTTGGAGGAGTTGCGACCATTACCAGAGGATACAAATACATACAAATCAGTAG GAAGAAC ATTCGTCTTAGATCCTAAGTCAGTGCTGATTGAGGAACAAGAGAAAAAGCTCAAGGACAGTGAAACGGCACTTGCATCACTTCAG TCTTCGAAGGAGTATTTGGAAAAACAGATAAAGGAAGTGGAGAGCAACATGAGGGAGCTTTTGCAGCAAGATCCTGGTCTTGCTCAACAGATAATGTCCATGTCAGTTTAG